agacgatcgaagaactttctgcgatccgcgatcgtctgcgatcatatgcaAACCAACCTTAATGGCTCTAGGCTTAGTTATAGAAATGTGAATCTAGAGTTGTGCATTTTTTACTTAAGTAAGCGATTGTAATTTTACGCTTGCGTTTGTTACCCATCGATGTAGCGTCATGTGTAATTTTACTTACAAATTGATgataaataaacataattacacTTCATTTTATGGTTGAATTATACGTCTTTTGGTggtaatttcaagttttttagaTGGGGTAAAATTACACCTTCCAAAAAGGGTAGCGGGGGTGGCAAGATCACTACACCATAATTCGGGGTAATTTTACCCATACTTTCTGATATTATTACCCTTGCTAGATGTGTAATTTTACAAGTGCAAAGCTGTATAATACCCATTTTACACTATTTTGCGTGTAAATTTACCATCCTTTTGAGAGTTAAACTACACTTTAGAAGTTGGTGTAataatacacacaaaaaaaaaggcTTGCTGGGGTGGCAACAATTTTACACCATTTTTAAGTGTAGTcttacactttaattttttaGTGTGTAGGCTTTCTAATACACTAATGGATGATCTGTCACGATAATGAACTGTTAAAGTCTGCAAAAAATATTGACCGGATTGAACATGCCATTAATGCCGATCTGAAGAAAGTAGTTGAGTGGTATGAATGCAATCAAATGAATCGAAAGTCACTAAAAATATCAATCCATTACGTTTcaaaagacagagaaaaatccgACATTGATCTGTGGAGGACTGTTGTCCCTGATAGTAACGAATTGGAAATTCTTGGTGTCGGTCTTAATAATCAGATTAGCAAGACTTTTAAAATTCTTGCCCTTTTAGTCGCTACTTAAACaattaaatttggttttatcaacggagttgataatgtaaattggccaccgtacagggGTTCTAAAagccgacgtttcgagcgttagcccttcgtcagagcgaatcgagggattatgggttacgtgtagtttttatagtagagtaggagctacgctattggtggtaacatggcaacgtgaaaaataggaatatattagttaaatgaaaagcgttccttaataccgtgaggattaagggtgccgatttgaaagatgaatttttgttccagattcttgcggctttccgtcgtacctagatgtagggaaagaccgcagatagccatgtgttttttggagtggttaggcagattaaaatggcgagcgactggcttagatgcatccttgtcattcttctcaacatcgagaaggtgttcgcggaatcggtcacgtagtcgtctacctgtctcaccaatgtataatttattgcataacgtacaggttatgcaataaatgacatttgcggaggtacatgtgaaacgataggtgatcttaacagagcacttaggtcccgatatcttgctagtgttaacaatgaaaagacaagttttgcatcgtgagcacgcgcatttgaaagtgccgggttgctcgttggttttgagcgcgcttttAACTAAAaggttgcctacgtttttgtcgcgtttgaatgaaataagtggatgttgcgaaaagattctagcAGTCtcaggatcattttggagtaatttaaaattactaggaatgatgcttttgactgcgtgattatgaggatggaaagtgagggtgaatggaattctgtcattcttatctttttgtgacgtttgtagtgatgactgtcgataaattgttgggcgcgatgatggcccgctttgaccacagagaaaGGATAGcaacgtttttcgaagaactggcacatctcctctgatctGCAGGAAAAATTGGAGTCATCACCACAAATGTCATTtgttgcataacctgtacgttatgcaataaattatacattggtgagacaggtagacgactacgtgaccgattccgcgaacaccttcgcgatgttgagaagaatgacaaggatgcatctaagccagtcgctcgccattttaatctgcctaaccactccaaaaaacacatggctatctgcggcctttccctacatctaggtacgacggaaagccgcaagaatctggaacaaaaattcatctttctaatcggcacccttaatcctcatggtattAAGGAATTCTTTttatttaactaatatattcctatttttcacgttgccatgttaccaccaatagcatagctcctactctactataaaaactacacgtaacccataatccctcgattcgctctgacgaagggctaacgctcgaaacgtcggcttttagagtctctgtacggtggttaatttacattaccaactcagttgataaaaccaaatttttgtatactacttccccaccgacgcagcatcacagtttctttagaaactaccccttcacttAGACAATTAAGCCTGTTGTCTCCACTTAATCAAAGAATTGTTAAAATGGCCGCCACTAGCGTTTATAAAACTGTTCATGGTCATAAAGTCCCCGAACCAATCGGTGAGCAATTAATGAACGATcaatataattaacaattattcgccaaaggcgcGGTTAATATAGGTGGTGAATAAGGATGTTCTCATATATTCGTTTTCTATGGTCTAGAGAGGACGGTCAAAAAAGACGAGGAAACGCTAGTCAGCACCAAAAATTCTTGAATACCTTCATTGTTCATGAAACAGAAAATAGaggttttgaaaataaatttgtttagACGCCCTAACATAATAGCTGTCAAATGGCCTTATTGCAGTTAAGAGCAACAAATATTCTTCAACAGAAAGTTAATTTATGGATCGCTTACTGTGAAATTCAAAATACCCAGTCTCCAAACCCTTGattgtttcttcttttgttgACTACCTCCTCGAAAATACACGGGATATCGATGCGTTATTAAATGcttaattttttctctctcttgtcTCTAGACTGGCCAGCGTAACAATGTTTATACATCGCAGAAAGAAAAATTTGCTCAACTAGACAGAGTTGGGCTATCCTTTGGGTATTTCTCTCCGCTCTCGCGTTGTCTGCGCTGTTGAATTTTGGTAGCGACCTCTCCGTTTCTGGAACTCTCCAGAGGTTGTTCATCAAAGCACCgcaaccaggagcccatgataGTGGTGGTCTCCTGCCACAACTAAGATTCACACACCTTCAACCACTTGTGAACATGTTCGCTAACTTGACGCATGTAAAGCCCAGTAGAAGCGATTGTATGTTTTCAACAACGGAATTCAGTGATATGAAAGAGCTCGAGACAAAACAAACCATCTTCCTTCTTATTATTGTATCTACGGCGCCTTCAAGACAAGAGAGGAGAGATGCAATAAGGCAGACATGGTGGACGAAATGTCACGGAGAGGTTAGTATTTCTTGACTGGAAAATAAGGTGGCTTAAGAATTTGTACCTCTAAAAGTTTGACCCGATAAGGTTCGTCCACCACTGCATTTTAAGTTGTACCAGTTACCAGTCAAAGCCCTGATCAACACTTCTCTCTCTTCCTTCAAGAGTTTTAACTAGTATAAAGATCTGGGCGACAtaactgtcctggcacgcgaaatgtacCCTTCCCGTTTAAAAAAATGTGCCTGCCTAAGCTCCCGATTCAAAACAAATAATGACCGCCCAGCGTACGTGCAGACTTGGTCAAACATTCTCAGGACACTGCGTAATTTAAGAGATTTTGAAACCAAAGtgcattttcccacgctgtagTATGCTCTGGAATTGGATGATATATAAAAGAATTTGACCGACTGTATAACAACTGTCTGTCGAGCTTTAGACTGAGCTTTGGGAAATACTTCGAATGTGCCTTCCGATAACAAGCCAAGTTCAAGCAAGCGTGACGCAAGGTCAGTCGACGCAATTATAGCAAAATGGCACGTCGAAGGTTCAATTTCTTCTCCTTTGCATTTGTGATCATGTAATTGTGTTCAAACCAGAGGTGTACTATATTGACATGCGACAAAGGCACAAAAAGTCGGGCGCAAAAATGGAAATAGTTTGTGCGAGCAGCACACCATACAGAAGACATAGTTAAAGTATAATCATGGCAATTAAAGATGAGGAATAAATGGTAATTACTTTAAGACGATGCGTCTTAAATGCGCCCCAGAGTTTAATAAGAGGCTACGCCTTAAAAGATGGGCTATAAACGCATTATGCATAAGGCGAACTTTCGCTTTTATTGATTCCGTACTCTGTTTTAGGTGCGGTGCAAGTTTTTCACTGACGGCATTCAAATACCCAAAAAGGATAAAGCGAACCTTGCcaatgaaaaaaacatttacaaagACATAGAATTTCAACCAGTTGTTGGCGGCAGAACGTTTGGCCTTCGATATCTCTACCAAATGATGTGGGCTGCGGTCAAGTACAAATTCACGTATTTCCTCCGACTAGATGATGACTATTTCCTGTGCCTTGAGAGGCTCAAGTTTGAGTTACGCCACAGGCCTACCAAGATATTAAGCTGGGGCCGGTATCACTGTGGGCCAGGTCTCATTTATATGGACGAGGCTTGGACGCTATTTACTAATGACGTCATTGTGCGCTTTTTGTCTCAAGACCCTCAGCGAATCCTTTGTCATCCACACGCGGATCAGCAATTTCCTATTTGGATTAACAGCGTCTTTAATAAAAGCGACAATTTAATTCATTTTGACGACCAAAGGCTTCATCACACTAAAGGACCAGAGAAAGTGAAGATGTTTGAAAAGTTGACCAACGCGTGTGACTGCTTCATGGGCACTCATGGAAGCTCGCCAGAATTAATGCAGAGATATTGGAAGTTCAGTAACGATAACGCCAAGGAAGTCACTgctttaactggaattttacAAACATGTAAAAAGCCTTTTGCATTTGACGTATGTAGAATGGGTAAAGCCTTTAGATTTGATCCCAGACCGTGTATACAAAACCCACAATGGAGGCCTGGAGAAATAATGTAAACAGGGATCAATTCTTGGGCCAAGAAAGGTTCTCTTCCATACCCTTAAACAGTCAGTCTTAACTATTTCTCTAGTAGAACTTGTTTTTCATTAACGCTGTTATCACATAAATACAAATACAGTCAAATGAAATGACATCAAGATttctcattttttaaaatgaatctTGGAAAAACTACTACTATTAGCTTATACTCTTTTATGTATTCCAGGAACTGCGGAATATTTCTGCTGGCCTTTTAATGACATGCTCTCGCCCGTGTATAGCGTGAGTAACACTTAAGGGCTGTGGTATAAGTAGTGGTAGGAGTTCCACCCTGATTCCTGAATTAGTGTGTTGCTAATTGGCCTTTCCAGAGTGTACGTGAATACAGTGTAAACGAACCTTCgcatttctttgacaagaaagaACTTGTTCGTTCGTTTGGAAGTATGTGCGTTGTACAAAATTTCCCTCAG
This portion of the Montipora capricornis isolate CH-2021 chromosome 11, ASM3666992v2, whole genome shotgun sequence genome encodes:
- the LOC138023771 gene encoding uncharacterized protein yields the protein MFANLTHVKPSRSDCMFSTTEFSDMKELETKQTIFLLIIVSTAPSRQERRDAIRQTWWTKCHGEVRCKFFTDGIQIPKKDKANLANEKNIYKDIEFQPVVGGRTFGLRYLYQMMWAAVKYKFTYFLRLDDDYFLCLERLKFELRHRPTKILSWGRYHCGPGLIYMDEAWTLFTNDVIVRFLSQDPQRILCHPHADQQFPIWINSVFNKSDNLIHFDDQRLHHTKGPEKVKMFEKLTNACDCFMGTHGSSPELMQRYWKFSNDNAKEVTALTGILQTCKKPFAFDVCRMGKAFRFDPRPCIQNPQWRPGEIM